In Stieleria varia, one genomic interval encodes:
- a CDS encoding imm11 family protein: MNVYELTYFADDPRFSGFEFPEDAPSLIGRESISKDFDVEPPGKFDWMPASLANVWVPQIVVGGVQPYNDYPRVGMLPAFSRRAVDALRVELEANGEILPVQSKTGDYFVYNVLTKSLALDVDKSEITFGPPNISKETAFMVDRFEFDETKLVEHAIFRIREYPQVVLVTEQFKRKADQAQLNGLNFVPVFPIPEGQNWDDMERARWRARRKSVEPLRGHCLTIVLPTAKRKATEDEKVAARRVLHSLESVLAGHVESMDRGFIGSVDETSERRGELLLYVTCPDVDDLIENLRPWVAEVDWPKPLKLEKLYCSRFDVHAEWEPVD; the protein is encoded by the coding sequence TGATTGGTCGCGAATCGATTTCCAAAGACTTCGATGTTGAGCCACCTGGCAAGTTCGATTGGATGCCTGCTTCTCTGGCGAATGTTTGGGTTCCGCAAATAGTTGTTGGGGGAGTCCAGCCGTACAACGACTACCCTCGCGTGGGCATGTTGCCTGCCTTCAGTCGTCGCGCCGTCGATGCGTTGCGAGTCGAGCTTGAAGCGAACGGCGAGATCTTGCCTGTGCAATCGAAGACGGGTGATTACTTCGTTTACAACGTGCTGACGAAGTCGTTGGCGTTGGATGTAGATAAATCAGAAATCACTTTCGGGCCTCCTAACATCAGTAAAGAGACCGCTTTTATGGTCGATCGCTTTGAGTTTGACGAGACCAAGCTAGTCGAACATGCAATCTTTCGAATTCGCGAGTATCCCCAGGTCGTGTTGGTCACTGAGCAATTCAAACGCAAGGCGGACCAAGCGCAGTTAAACGGATTGAACTTCGTTCCGGTGTTCCCGATACCCGAAGGGCAGAATTGGGACGACATGGAAAGGGCTCGATGGCGAGCGAGAAGGAAGTCGGTTGAACCACTGCGAGGCCACTGCCTGACGATTGTGTTGCCGACCGCTAAGCGCAAAGCGACGGAGGATGAGAAGGTCGCAGCACGAAGAGTCCTCCACTCGCTTGAAAGCGTCTTGGCGGGCCACGTGGAAAGCATGGATCGCGGATTCATTGGATCGGTCGACGAGACGAGCGAGCGTAGGGGCGAACTGCTACTCTATGTCACTTGTCCTGACGTCGACGATCTGATCGAAAACCTTCGGCCGTGGGTTGCCGAAGTTGACTGGCCGAAACCGCTGAAGCTAGAAAAACTGTACTGCAGCCGATTCGATGTTCACGCAGAATGGGAACCGGTTGATTGA
- a CDS encoding SUKH-3 domain-containing protein — MKVIQLPDELAARLKVLGWEGAATIDVTACEKKLQHAYGLKISEVAREFLLLFGGLAISDNNNVTVHLTPAKIRTRERRGHLSWSNKSLYPIGILRDSTVILMNPDGVTFSFWDYLSPFADTPVATLQRFTQSIYPI, encoded by the coding sequence ATGAAAGTGATTCAATTACCGGATGAGTTAGCGGCGAGATTAAAAGTGCTGGGCTGGGAAGGTGCGGCAACGATCGATGTCACAGCGTGCGAGAAGAAACTGCAGCACGCGTATGGGCTGAAGATTTCGGAGGTTGCACGTGAGTTCCTGCTGCTGTTTGGCGGATTGGCCATCAGCGACAATAACAACGTGACGGTCCATTTGACTCCGGCGAAGATTCGAACCAGGGAACGTCGCGGTCACCTTTCGTGGAGTAACAAGTCGCTCTACCCGATCGGTATACTTCGTGATTCGACCGTGATCCTGATGAATCCTGACGGTGTGACGTTCTCTTTTTGGGATTACTTGTCACCGTTCGCGGACACGCCGGTCGCGACTCTGCAGAGATTCACTCAGTCGATTTATCCGATTTGA